In Terriglobales bacterium, the sequence CGAGTTTGCCGCTCTTGAGCAGCGCGGTCATCTGGTACCAGGTCTCGTACATGCGCCGCCCGTTGATGCCCTGGATGGTGATGCCCTTGAAGATGATGTCCTCGGAAAAATTGAGCGAGATGGGCTTGGAGGTCAGTCCCAGCAGGGAAAGGCGTCCGCCGCGGCGCACCACGTCGAAGGCGGTGCGGATGCCGTCGGGGTGGCCGGACATCTCCAGCACTACGTCCGCGCCCACGCCATCGGTGGCGTCAAAGATGCGCGCCTTCACATCGTCGGTGGCGGGATTGAGCACCAGGTCGGCTTTCATCGTCTCCGCCAGCTTGCGGCGATGCTCGTTGACCTCGACGGCGAAGACCTGGGTCGCGCCCGCGGCCCGCGCCACCGCGATGGCGAACAGCCCGATGGGCCCGCAGCCGGTGATGGCCACCGTCCGGCCGGCGATGGGGCCCGCCAGCACGGTGTGCACAGCGTTGCCCAGCGGGTCGAGCACCGAGGCGTACTCCACGGGAATGGCGGGATCGATCTTCCAGATGTTCGACTCGGGGATGCGCACGTACTCGGCGAAGGCGCCGTCGGAATCCACGCCGATGATCTTCACGTTCTGGCAGATGTGGGCTTCGCCGATGCGGCACTGGAAGCACTCGCCGCAGGCCACGTGCATTTCGGCGGAGACGAAGTCGAACGGCTTGACGGCGGTGACCTCACGGCCGACCTCGGCCACCTCGCCGCAGAATTCGTGCCCGGGGATGAGCGGCGGATGGATGCGCCGTTGCGCCCATGCGTCCCAGTTGTAGATGTGCAGGTCGGTACCGCAGACCGAGGCCACCTTCACCCGCACCAGCACGTCAGTGGGGCCGAGGCTGGGGATGGGGACGTCGCGGAGCTCCACGCCCGGCTTGGCCTCCGGCTTCACCACCGCCAGCATGGTCTCAGGCATCAGGAATCACCGCGCGCATTCTAAATCACGCCTTTATGTTTCGCTTGCCCCAGCCGCCGCCGCCGGGCGACTCGATGCGCACTCGCTCGCCCACCCGTAGCCGCGCGCTTGTCTTGCCGGGCAACTCTTCGACCGAGCCGTCGCGGCGAATGATCTGCGTCCTTCCGGGCGCGCCCGCATCGCCGCCGGCCAGGCCGTAGGGCCCGCGGGAGCGGCGGTCGGCGAGCACCGCGATGTCGGAGTCGGTCAACACTTCGATCTCGCGCACGATGCCGTCGCCGCCGCGGAATCTTCCAGGGCCGCCCGAGCCCGGGCGCAGGGAGTAGCGCGTCACACGGAAGGGATAGGCGTGCTCGAGCGCCTCCGCCGGCGTGTTGAGCGAGTTGGTCATGTGGGTGTGGATGCCGGAGACGCCGTCCTTGGTAGGCCGCGCACCCATGCCGCCGGCGATGGTCTCGTAGTATGCGAAGGGTTCGCCGCTCCTGGGATCGATCCCTCCCAGGGTGAGGTTGTTCATCGTCCCTGACGAGCCGGCCGGGATGCGCTGCGGAATGGCCTGGGCCAGCGCGCGCAGCAGGACGTCCACGATGCGCTGCGAGGTCTCTACGTTTCCTCCGGCCACCGCGGCCGGCGGCCGCGCGTTCACTATGCTGCCCTCGGGCGCAATCACGCGGATGGGTCGCATCAGCCCCGCGGTCGCCGGTACGTCCTCCGCCAGCAGGCAGCGAAAGACGTAGAAGCACGCCGAGTAAGTGATGGCCTCCACTGCGTTGACGCTGCCCGCCACCTGCGGGTCGCTGCCGGTGAAGTCCACGGTGACGACGGGACCGCGGCCGAGGGCGGCCGCGCCACGTGGCCCGGTATGGAACGCGATGCTGACGGCGATGCGGATGGGGCGGTCCGTGATGCCGTCGTCGTCCAGAAAATCCTCGGCACGGAAGGTTCCGCGTGGGACATGGGCGAGGAAGGCGCGCATCACCTCCTCAGAGTAATCAAGCAGCGCACTCATCGCGCGGCGGACGCGCGGTCGGCCGTAGCGCACGCACACCTCGCGCAGGCGCGTGGCCCCGGTGTGGCAGGCGGCGAGCTGCGCCCCCAAGTCGCCTTCGCGCTCGCGCGGCGTGCGCACGTTGGCCAGTAGCAGCGCCAGCACGTCTTCGTCCGTCTTGCCCCTGCGCACCAGTTTCACCGGCGGGATGCGGACGCCTTCCTGGTAGATCTCGCGGCACGGGCCCATGGAACCGGCGTAGGCGCCGCCGACATCGGCGTGGTGCGCGCGGGAGGCTACGTAGAAGTCGGGCGCGCGGCCGAGGGCGGCCGCGCCATGTGGTCTTGTGTTGTACACCGGCGCCACCAGCGTGATGTCCGGCAAGTGGGTGCCGCCGCAAAAGGGATCGTTGAGCATGGCGACGTCCCCGGGCGCGAGCGGAAAGGCCCGGATGGCGGCGCGCACCGACATGGGCATGGAGCCCAAGTGCACGGGCATGTGATCCCCCATGGCCACCACCTCGCCGCGCGCGTCGAACACCGCGCAGGAGTAGTCGCGCCGCTCTTTGATGTTGGGGGAGAAGGCGGTGCGGCGCAGCGCCGCGCCCATCTCTTCCGCGATGGAGTGGAAGAGGTTCTTGAAAACCTCGAGCTCGATGGGATCGCGCCGCACCTTCCCTGTCCGCCTCCGAAAGAGTCTACGTCATGGCGATTCCCCTCCCCGGTCTCCGGCGCAGGCGAGCCGGCGGCCCGCCCGCGGCATCTTTTTTTGTTGACATGCTTCGGCTTCTGCCCCAACATCTAGTGCAGTACCTCATACCCACACCACAGATTGGGCCATGAGGGCAAATCGGGCCCCAAACTTCTAGGGAGGAAAGCCAACTGATGAAGAAAAAGAAAAAGGCAAAGAAGAAAAAGAGGTAACAACAGCGAGGCCAAAACCTCGCTTCTAAAAAGGGAGCCTGCAACAGGGTTCGAGGGCCGCCGCGCAAGCGCTGGCCCTCTCTCATTTTCGTCGCTGTACTCTGCGGTTGACGCTGGGGCGCACGCGCCGTAGTATCGCGCTAACACGCTTCCCCTCATGCCCACGCGAACCAAGTCCCGCTCCAGCCGGTCGACGCCCTCCGAAGTCGTGGTTCCCGACAAGCTCTATTTCCGCATCGGCGAAGTGTCGCGGCTATGCCGTCTGCCGGCCTACGTGTTGCGCTTCTGGGAGACAGAGTTTCCCCAGCTCCGGCCCACCAAGAGCAGCACCGGGCAGCGGATGTACCGCCGGCGCGATGTGGAGAGCGTCCTGGTGATCAAGCGGCTGCTGTACGAGGAAGGCTTCACCATCGC encodes:
- a CDS encoding MerR family transcriptional regulator, with protein sequence MPTRTKSRSSRSTPSEVVVPDKLYFRIGEVSRLCRLPAYVLRFWETEFPQLRPTKSSTGQRMYRRRDVESVLVIKRLLYEEGFTIAGARQHLRAEVKAGKEQPALPFSRKASQEGLLAVRHGLKEILEILSARH
- the tdh gene encoding L-threonine 3-dehydrogenase; amino-acid sequence: MPETMLAVVKPEAKPGVELRDVPIPSLGPTDVLVRVKVASVCGTDLHIYNWDAWAQRRIHPPLIPGHEFCGEVAEVGREVTAVKPFDFVSAEMHVACGECFQCRIGEAHICQNVKIIGVDSDGAFAEYVRIPESNIWKIDPAIPVEYASVLDPLGNAVHTVLAGPIAGRTVAITGCGPIGLFAIAVARAAGATQVFAVEVNEHRRKLAETMKADLVLNPATDDVKARIFDATDGVGADVVLEMSGHPDGIRTAFDVVRRGGRLSLLGLTSKPISLNFSEDIIFKGITIQGINGRRMYETWYQMTALLKSGKLDLHPVITDRLSMRDFDKGMERLKTGEASKILLYPNGVK
- a CDS encoding hydantoinase B/oxoprolinase family protein, whose amino-acid sequence is MRRDPIELEVFKNLFHSIAEEMGAALRRTAFSPNIKERRDYSCAVFDARGEVVAMGDHMPVHLGSMPMSVRAAIRAFPLAPGDVAMLNDPFCGGTHLPDITLVAPVYNTRPHGAAALGRAPDFYVASRAHHADVGGAYAGSMGPCREIYQEGVRIPPVKLVRRGKTDEDVLALLLANVRTPREREGDLGAQLAACHTGATRLREVCVRYGRPRVRRAMSALLDYSEEVMRAFLAHVPRGTFRAEDFLDDDGITDRPIRIAVSIAFHTGPRGAAALGRGPVVTVDFTGSDPQVAGSVNAVEAITYSACFYVFRCLLAEDVPATAGLMRPIRVIAPEGSIVNARPPAAVAGGNVETSQRIVDVLLRALAQAIPQRIPAGSSGTMNNLTLGGIDPRSGEPFAYYETIAGGMGARPTKDGVSGIHTHMTNSLNTPAEALEHAYPFRVTRYSLRPGSGGPGRFRGGDGIVREIEVLTDSDIAVLADRRSRGPYGLAGGDAGAPGRTQIIRRDGSVEELPGKTSARLRVGERVRIESPGGGGWGKRNIKA